One window from the genome of Cryptomeria japonica chromosome 6, Sugi_1.0, whole genome shotgun sequence encodes:
- the LOC131079754 gene encoding protein phosphatase 2C 50, with protein MTASTKRVSMDEELKSDHEQEAGAIARRQRTEIRRFKVMSNSESLVEPVNKRSRPCSGDFKPYSSSVYVPSISSSSASSSIQSVVDHYPRHDDDNEDGEGEGECIPLIQTDKMFEPPISPALQQDLIPKGCNLSTGKADEQEGGVQEEGSSTVDVQNISTVTSSPFDSEERSNCLCSSVTSSNSNTELNCSLSKKHTAESPLCTESVANILNSPLEESSVAASGEQELVSSLDLLSGQSDPEAVASTDTESMSISAAVLVPTTSGSNVLGAKTRYVANNKAVPWGSVSIRGMRAEMEDAVAVVHNFLSAACGNVGRCVACGPEKANRTSALHFFGVYDGHGGPQAANFCRDRLHHALVEEFEVAMNGGSVNMENNWQGNWEKAFANCFHKVDAEVAGAAFRRDSDGQAVIEECVRDPIVPETVGSTAVVAVVGPCQIIVSNCGDSRAVLSRAGRAIALSVDHKPDREDEMARIEAAGGKVINWKGYRVFGVLAMSRAIGDRYLKPSVIPDPDVTFTQRTEEDECLILASDGLWDVLSNEEVCRVARRCLAHGYSGNAGSCSTARYPSAQAAADYLSRIALERNSYDNITVVIVDLKARRRRQTRS; from the exons ATGACTGCTTCAACGAAACGAGTAagcatggatgaagaattgaagagtGATCATGAACAGGAAGCGGGTGCTATAGCCAGGCGACAGAGGACAGAAATAAGACGCTTCAAAGTTATGTCAAACAGCGAGAGTCTTGTTGAGCCTGTGAATAAGCGTTCCCGCCCTTGTTCTGGAGATTTTAAGCCCTACTCTTCTTCTGTTTATGTCCCAAGCATATCTTCCTCCTCCGCTTCCTCATCTATCCAAAGCGTGGTAGATCACTACCCTCGTcatgatgatgacaatgaagacGGTGAAGGAGAAGGAGAGTGCATTCCTCTAATTCAGACTGACAAAATGTTTGAGCCTCCTATTTCTCCTGCTTTGCAGCAGGATCTGATACCAAAAGGTTGTAATTTGTCTACCGGCAAAGCTGACGAGCAGGAAGGAGGAGTGCAGGAAGAGGGCTCATCAACAGTGGATGTGCAAAACATCAGCACCGTCACCTCATCACCATTTGATTCTGAAGAAAGATCCAACTGTCTTTGCAGTTCTGTCACGAGCAGTAACTCCAACACAGAACTCAATTGCTCTTTATCAAAAAAGCATACAGCAGAATCTCCTCTCTGCACCGAGTCTGTTGCAAATATATTGAATTCTCCTCTAGAAGAATCTTCTGTTGCTGCCTCTGGGGAGCAGGAACTTGTCAGTAGCTTGGATCTGCTATCTGGACAATCTGATCCTGAGGCTGTTGCTTCCACAGATACAGAGTCTATGAGCATTTCTGCAGCAGTTTTGGTGCCTACCACCAGTGGATCGAATGTACTTGGAGCTAAAACTAGATATGTTGCCAATAATAAAGCTGTTCCTTGGGGTTCTGTTTCCATTCGTGGCATGAGGGCAGAGATGGAGGATGCTGTGGCGGTGGTTCACAACTTCCTGTCTGCTGCCTGTGGTAATGTTGGCAGGTGTGTTGCCTGTGGTCCGGAAAAGGCTAATAGAACTTCTGCACTTCATTTCTTCGGAGTCTATGATGGGCACGGAGGTCCCCAG GCTGCTAATTTCTGTAGGGATCGTCTTCACCATGCACTTGTTGAGGAGTTTGAGGTGGCGATGAATGGTGGGAGTGTTAACATGGAGAACAATTGGCAAGGGAATTGGGAAAAGGCTTTTGCTAATTGTTTTCACAAAGTCGATGCTGAGGTTGCAGGAGCAGCTTTTAGAAGAGATAGTGATGGTCAAGCAGTGATTGAAGAATGCGTTAGAGATCCTATTGTCCCTGAAACAGTTGGATCCACAGCTGTGGTTGCTGTAGTGGGGCCCTGTCAGATTATTGTTTCCAATTGTGGTGATTCAAGGGCTGTTTTATCTCGTGCAGGAAGAGCCATTGCACTTTCTGTGGATCATAAA CCTGACAGAGAGGATGAAATGGCAAGGATCGAGGCGGCAGGAGGCAAGGTTATAAACTGGAAAGGTTATCGTGTTTTTGGAGTACTTGCTATGTCCAGGGCCATTG GTGATCGATATCTGAAGCCATCTGTTATTCCCGATCCTGATGTTACATTCACCCAGCGAACAGAAGAAGATGAATGCTTGATACTAGCAAGTGATGGATTATGGGACGTCCTATCAAATGAGGAGGTTTGTAGAGTAGCACGGAGATGCCTTGCTCATGGTTACAGTGGCAATGCAGGCTCATGTTCTACTGCAAGGTATCCATCAGCACAAGCAGCTGCTGATTATCTGTCTAGAATAGCTCTAGAGCGCAACAGCTATGATAACATCACGGTTGTGATAGTGGATTTGAAGGCAAGGAGAAGGCGTCAAACAAGAAGCTGA